One Pleurocapsa sp. PCC 7327 DNA segment encodes these proteins:
- a CDS encoding 1-acyl-sn-glycerol-3-phosphate acyltransferase, translated as MDETQSDSLPPLTAATIKRAQEGLAAARDRDVRHAMEKTLDRLDPLSQEYPESRASGRLRRFVLRSLLHALFRIRVEHLERLPNESAILAANHLNSIDPLLLLAELPAQPYYYVFGDGRALYNKWWKRQILSFAGGIVPLDRWWKEEKAVIEGAKRDRADLVELAKSIERDVPTGSDMPTLRQLNRIARTILMRGEGIILFPEGRLGTAEGKLYLPLKRGTSIYALQAGVPIVPVVLIGTQDLYLWKELTIRFGEPLRFPQSKRPKRQEVDAALEALQAALVALLPTDYQEPEGLKLCRYFLNHMLW; from the coding sequence ATGGATGAAACACAATCGGATAGTTTGCCGCCCTTGACTGCCGCAACCATCAAACGGGCGCAAGAGGGACTCGCTGCCGCACGCGATCGCGATGTTCGCCATGCAATGGAGAAAACGCTCGATCGGCTCGATCCGCTTTCCCAAGAATATCCTGAATCTAGAGCCAGCGGTAGACTGCGACGCTTTGTGCTGCGATCGCTGCTCCATGCGCTCTTTCGGATACGGGTCGAACACCTCGAACGACTACCTAACGAATCGGCAATTCTGGCAGCCAATCACCTCAATTCTATCGATCCCCTGCTCCTGCTTGCCGAACTCCCCGCGCAACCCTACTACTACGTTTTCGGTGATGGTCGCGCGCTCTACAATAAGTGGTGGAAGCGCCAAATTCTCTCTTTTGCCGGTGGGATCGTTCCTCTAGATCGTTGGTGGAAAGAGGAGAAGGCGGTCATCGAAGGGGCAAAACGCGATCGCGCCGATCTCGTCGAGTTAGCTAAAAGCATCGAACGAGATGTCCCAACAGGAAGTGACATGCCAACCCTACGACAACTCAATCGCATCGCTCGAACAATTTTGATGCGTGGGGAAGGGATTATCCTCTTTCCTGAAGGACGCTTGGGAACTGCCGAAGGGAAATTATACCTGCCACTAAAACGAGGGACATCAATTTATGCGTTACAGGCTGGAGTTCCAATCGTACCTGTTGTACTGATTGGAACACAAGATCTTTATTTGTGGAAAGAATTAACCATTCGGTTCGGAGAACCATTACGTTTTCCCCAATCGAAGCGACCGAAACGCCAAGAAGTAGATGCTGCTTTGGAGGCGTTGCAAGCTGCATTGGTCGCACTCTTGCCAACAGACTACCAGGAACCAGAAGGACTGAAACTTTGCCGTTACTTTCTCAACCATATGTTATGGTAA
- a CDS encoding serine/threonine-protein kinase has product MTTDSRHRRLLANRYQLVDLVGSGAMGHVYRAEDKVLGGVTVAVKFLSQALLNNKMRDRFEREATISAQLGEKSIHIVRVRDYGVDERDIPFYVMEYLQGESLSEVIKYQPLPLPRFLKLTRQICFGLECAHKGIIFGGELCPIIHRDIKPSNILVTQDSALGELVKILDFGIAKLIQSGESQTQSFMGTLAYCSPEQMEGKELDNRSDIYSLGIMMYEMLTGEMPIFPENSSFGGWYEAHHYAKPQPFNPSLKIPPALEALIVKCLAKSPQDRPQSVSELIQALDGIDPIYQNNRPIARELPPTLEQDKTISRSSRSSLGSTKDICLQKSWPEDKPQQKIVFPNLIRTSEGIFTSLWVMLDRQDIHNRIASIRYNQFLFMPNPHPTILWITVLYHRDYGPRWLPCYLDLKTPAGQKLARLLAETGCYWILFFPLENPQRCQHVMKSTIAPNQCKMLLEWANTSQIVQPGKPQVTKKLLKQELEKLKPKIVSKLEGLRTTHTTDVSGL; this is encoded by the coding sequence ATGACGACAGATTCCAGACACCGCCGCTTACTCGCTAACCGCTATCAACTCGTTGACTTAGTTGGTAGCGGTGCTATGGGTCACGTTTATCGCGCCGAGGATAAAGTACTCGGAGGGGTCACTGTTGCCGTTAAATTCCTCTCTCAGGCATTACTCAACAACAAAATGCGCGATCGCTTCGAGCGAGAAGCTACCATTTCTGCCCAATTAGGCGAAAAAAGCATTCACATCGTTCGTGTCAGAGACTACGGAGTCGATGAGAGAGATATTCCTTTCTATGTCATGGAATACCTTCAAGGAGAAAGTCTCAGTGAAGTTATTAAATATCAACCTCTCCCTCTGCCGCGATTCTTAAAGCTAACTCGCCAAATTTGTTTTGGTTTGGAATGCGCCCATAAGGGAATCATATTTGGGGGCGAACTTTGTCCTATTATTCACCGAGATATCAAACCGAGCAATATTTTAGTCACGCAAGATTCTGCTTTAGGAGAATTAGTTAAAATCCTCGATTTTGGAATTGCCAAGCTGATTCAGTCTGGCGAATCGCAAACCCAGTCGTTTATGGGAACTCTCGCCTACTGTTCCCCAGAGCAAATGGAGGGCAAAGAACTCGACAATCGTTCTGACATTTACAGTCTGGGGATTATGATGTACGAGATGCTGACGGGCGAGATGCCGATCTTCCCAGAAAATTCCTCCTTTGGCGGGTGGTATGAAGCCCATCACTATGCCAAGCCTCAACCATTCAACCCTAGCTTAAAAATCCCTCCGGCATTAGAAGCACTGATCGTGAAGTGCCTTGCCAAATCGCCCCAGGATCGCCCACAAAGCGTCAGCGAACTGATCCAAGCTCTAGACGGGATCGATCCCATTTATCAAAATAATCGTCCAATTGCTCGCGAGTTGCCACCGACTTTAGAGCAGGATAAAACTATCAGCCGCAGTTCTCGCAGCTCTCTGGGTTCAACGAAAGATATTTGCCTGCAAAAATCCTGGCCCGAAGATAAACCCCAGCAAAAAATTGTTTTTCCTAATTTGATTCGCACTTCTGAGGGCATATTTACTAGCTTGTGGGTCATGCTGGATCGCCAAGACATTCACAATCGCATCGCCAGCATCCGCTATAACCAATTTCTCTTTATGCCCAATCCCCATCCAACGATTCTCTGGATAACGGTTCTCTATCACCGCGACTACGGTCCTCGGTGGTTGCCCTGTTATTTGGATCTCAAAACGCCTGCCGGCCAGAAATTAGCTAGGCTTTTAGCAGAGACTGGCTGCTACTGGATTTTGTTCTTTCCCTTAGAAAATCCCCAGCGATGCCAGCATGTGATGAAGTCTACTATCGCACCCAATCAATGCAAAATGTTGCTTGAATGGGCAAATACCAGTCAAATCGTCCAGCCAGGAAAGCCGCAAGTGACCAAAAAGCTACTTAAACAAGAACTAGAAAAGCTCAAACCTAAGATTGTCTCCAAACTCGAAGGACTTCGTACCACTCATACTACTGATGTTTCAGGGCTTTAG
- a CDS encoding DUF3120 domain-containing protein produces the protein MVSSTSSVTSARALPSGKTSQVLSLTQTRERQAGFFFLAAAFLVSVPVFIQTPLVRLFPWVSLLLTGGWAILGIALLKHPKTQIWGDLLIGFSWSWLAGSIYWGWLRWEPLIHLPVESIGVPFACWCLWRGWGKIGNWFYLGSLLGTAITDLFFYLTGLIPYWRQLMQVNPALARPIFQSAIAQIQTPWGISWAVVLVDLLIVVGWRSLQKPELHWWAFAGAVLSTILVDSLFLLAASMS, from the coding sequence TTGGTTTCTTCCACGTCTTCTGTCACTTCCGCTCGCGCATTGCCATCAGGCAAAACTTCGCAGGTTCTATCTTTAACTCAAACGAGAGAACGTCAAGCTGGATTTTTTTTCTTAGCAGCAGCTTTTTTAGTTTCCGTTCCCGTCTTTATTCAGACTCCTCTGGTGAGATTATTTCCCTGGGTAAGTTTATTGCTGACAGGTGGATGGGCGATCTTAGGAATCGCGTTGCTTAAGCATCCGAAGACGCAAATCTGGGGAGATTTGCTGATAGGATTTAGTTGGAGTTGGCTGGCTGGCTCGATTTATTGGGGATGGCTGCGTTGGGAACCCCTTATTCATCTGCCTGTAGAGTCGATTGGCGTACCGTTTGCTTGCTGGTGCTTGTGGCGGGGTTGGGGAAAAATAGGCAACTGGTTTTATCTCGGTTCTTTGTTGGGGACTGCTATCACAGACTTATTTTTCTATTTAACTGGGTTAATTCCCTACTGGCGACAATTGATGCAAGTCAATCCCGCGTTAGCAAGACCGATTTTTCAAAGCGCGATCGCGCAAATCCAAACGCCTTGGGGCATCAGTTGGGCAGTCGTTTTAGTCGATTTACTGATTGTTGTGGGGTGGCGATCGCTACAAAAACCAGAATTACACTGGTGGGCATTTGCTGGGGCAGTATTGAGTACAATCTTAGTGGATAGTCTGTTTTTGCTAGCAGCGTCTATGAGTTAA
- a CDS encoding adenylate/guanylate cyclase domain-containing protein — protein sequence MENPGQNPYLLLQTTRGNRYLPLVGKTYWTIGRGKDNDFVISDNCISRHHAILQSMGTGEFFLIDLGSRNGTFVNGRRVSIPVTLRDSDRVTFGKTDVEFHCPSASRQAQSSRHNSDRETMTSVLHERRLMSVMVVDMRDFTVLTRQLNEEMLSSLIGNWFRQAGDIIRDAGSWVDKYIGDAIMAIWFHGHEEAKKEELLQIFQAASDLYKMTEELSAQYPLPFPLRIGTGINTGYAMVGNTGSDEHPDYTAIGDTVNAAFRLESTTKEIGLDIAIGETTYSYLSEFKEAQALFHQSEVTLKGYEKPTVTYGITYKDLELFLETNSITSA from the coding sequence GTGGAGAACCCAGGACAAAATCCATACTTGCTACTTCAAACAACTAGAGGTAACCGCTACCTACCATTAGTTGGCAAAACCTATTGGACGATCGGTCGCGGTAAAGATAATGATTTTGTTATTTCCGATAACTGTATTTCTCGCCATCACGCCATTTTACAGTCTATGGGGACGGGAGAATTTTTTCTGATCGACTTAGGCAGTCGCAACGGCACGTTTGTCAACGGACGCAGAGTCAGTATTCCGGTAACGTTACGGGATAGCGATCGCGTCACCTTTGGCAAAACTGACGTAGAGTTTCATTGTCCCTCTGCTAGTCGCCAAGCGCAAAGCTCTCGTCACAACTCAGATCGAGAAACGATGACCTCCGTGTTGCACGAGCGAAGACTGATGTCCGTGATGGTAGTGGATATGCGGGACTTTACCGTCCTTACCAGACAGTTAAACGAAGAGATGCTCTCATCGCTGATCGGCAACTGGTTTCGTCAAGCAGGAGATATCATTCGCGACGCAGGCAGTTGGGTAGACAAATACATCGGCGATGCCATCATGGCAATCTGGTTTCACGGACACGAAGAAGCTAAAAAAGAGGAACTGCTGCAAATTTTTCAGGCAGCTAGCGATCTCTATAAAATGACAGAGGAATTGAGCGCTCAATACCCGCTGCCTTTCCCGTTGAGAATTGGCACGGGAATCAATACAGGCTATGCTATGGTGGGCAATACGGGCAGCGACGAGCATCCAGATTACACGGCGATCGGCGATACCGTCAATGCAGCCTTTCGTTTGGAATCGACGACAAAAGAAATCGGGTTGGATATCGCGATCGGAGAGACGACTTACAGTTACCTATCAGAATTTAAGGAAGCTCAAGCGCTATTTCATCAGTCTGAAGTAACGCTCAAAGGATACGAAAAGCCGACCGTGACCTATGGCATCACCTATAAAGATTTAGAGCTATTTTTAGAAACCAACAGCATTACCTCTGCATAA
- the msrP gene encoding protein-methionine-sulfoxide reductase catalytic subunit MsrP gives MTFIRIPKSREVSENEITSETIYFNRRRFLKTLVGAGIGASLIPLAGCQKSSSEAALAASLDLPKISSFHTNPAFAKVDRPICDRELAGRYNNFYEYGSTKNIWLKAQKLPTENWQVEVTGLVKNPRTYDLDDLKKTFPLEERIYRFRCVEAWSMVLPWIGFPMKSLIEAVEPTSAAKFVRFTSFYDSDVTKGPGLHLGSLPWPYTEGLRIEEMANELAFFAVGIYGRELPKQHGAPIRMVLPWKYGFKGAKSIVKIEFVDTQPATFWNTVVPKEYDFEANVNPTKPHPRWSQATEKFISKGPGLSWEFKETLPYNGYGEYVASLYRV, from the coding sequence ATGACTTTTATCCGCATACCAAAATCCCGGGAAGTTTCAGAGAACGAAATTACCTCAGAAACCATCTATTTCAATCGCCGTCGCTTTCTAAAAACTTTAGTCGGTGCTGGGATTGGCGCAAGTTTAATTCCGCTGGCAGGATGTCAAAAATCTTCTTCCGAAGCTGCATTGGCAGCCAGCCTCGATTTGCCGAAAATTAGCTCTTTTCACACCAATCCTGCTTTTGCCAAGGTCGATCGCCCCATTTGCGATCGCGAGTTGGCAGGACGTTACAATAATTTTTACGAATATGGTAGCACCAAAAATATCTGGTTGAAAGCTCAAAAATTACCAACTGAAAATTGGCAAGTAGAAGTTACGGGATTGGTCAAAAATCCTCGTACTTACGATCTCGACGATCTCAAAAAAACTTTTCCTCTCGAAGAGAGAATTTATCGCTTCCGTTGCGTTGAAGCTTGGTCGATGGTTCTCCCTTGGATTGGCTTTCCGATGAAGTCGTTAATTGAAGCCGTCGAACCCACTTCAGCGGCTAAATTCGTGCGCTTTACCTCCTTTTACGACTCAGACGTGACCAAAGGGCCCGGTCTTCATTTAGGATCTCTTCCTTGGCCCTATACGGAAGGATTGCGCATCGAAGAGATGGCGAATGAATTAGCCTTTTTTGCCGTAGGAATTTACGGACGCGAGTTGCCCAAACAACACGGCGCGCCCATCCGCATGGTACTTCCTTGGAAGTATGGATTTAAAGGGGCAAAATCGATTGTCAAGATTGAGTTTGTCGATACTCAACCAGCAACCTTTTGGAATACGGTCGTACCGAAGGAGTACGATTTTGAGGCCAACGTCAATCCTACTAAACCCCATCCTCGTTGGTCGCAAGCGACTGAAAAATTTATCAGCAAAGGGCCGGGTTTATCGTGGGAATTTAAGGAAACTTTACCATACAACGGTTATGGAGAGTACGTTGCGAGTTTATATCGAGTTTAA
- a CDS encoding DUF2808 domain-containing protein codes for MSRTTDRNSWLSLKTGTISFESAVRIAASTLMLGMLISIPPLNLPASAYKLSTGQTVFFKSPRLIRAAASQNAPGAASTTYQFTIEVPKNAGEALAAVTITQKPSPERIKFDVSQSKAFIGDSFAGGSQLALSSIGGSEPSEENSVTIAFDEPVEPGTTVTVSLKALRNPDRGGNYQFGVTAYPVGENSLGLYLGTARLQFMPR; via the coding sequence ATGTCTAGAACGACCGATCGCAATTCTTGGCTATCGCTAAAAACTGGCACGATTTCCTTCGAAAGCGCTGTGCGGATAGCAGCAAGTACGCTAATGTTGGGGATGTTAATCTCTATCCCCCCGTTGAATTTACCTGCTAGCGCATACAAGCTGAGTACCGGACAGACTGTCTTTTTTAAATCTCCCCGCTTAATTCGGGCTGCTGCCAGCCAAAACGCGCCAGGAGCCGCATCAACAACCTATCAGTTTACTATTGAAGTTCCCAAAAATGCGGGAGAAGCGCTAGCCGCCGTTACGATTACGCAGAAACCCAGTCCAGAACGGATTAAATTTGATGTCAGCCAAAGCAAAGCGTTTATCGGCGACAGTTTTGCTGGGGGATCGCAACTGGCTCTCTCTAGTATTGGCGGGAGCGAGCCATCGGAAGAAAACTCGGTGACTATAGCGTTTGACGAGCCTGTAGAACCCGGAACGACGGTAACGGTTTCTTTAAAAGCTTTACGCAATCCCGACCGAGGCGGCAACTATCAGTTTGGTGTTACGGCTTATCCAGTAGGAGAAAATAGCCTCGGTTTATATTTAGGTACGGCACGGTTGCAGTTTATGCCCCGTTAG